The proteins below come from a single Caulobacter segnis ATCC 21756 genomic window:
- a CDS encoding (2Fe-2S)-binding protein, which translates to MATTLDINGKAVTAQAAPDTPLLWVLRDELGLTGTKFGCGMAQCGACTVHLDGQPIRSCVTPIAAVGAGKITTIEGLGGAHPVQAAWVRHDVPQCGYCQSGQIMSAAALLAEKPKPSDEDIDSAMAGNICRCGAYQRIRAAIKDVAEGGAQ; encoded by the coding sequence ATGGCGACCACGCTGGACATCAATGGCAAGGCGGTGACGGCGCAGGCCGCGCCCGATACGCCGCTGCTCTGGGTGCTGCGCGACGAACTGGGGCTGACTGGCACGAAGTTCGGATGCGGCATGGCTCAGTGCGGCGCCTGCACGGTTCACCTCGACGGCCAGCCCATCCGGTCCTGCGTGACGCCGATCGCCGCGGTCGGCGCGGGCAAGATCACCACGATCGAGGGCCTCGGCGGCGCTCACCCGGTCCAGGCGGCGTGGGTGCGTCACGACGTGCCCCAATGCGGCTACTGCCAGTCGGGTCAGATCATGTCGGCCGCCGCGCTGTTGGCCGAGAAGCCCAAGCCCTCCGACGAGGATATCGACAGCGCCATGGCCGGGAACATCTGCCGCTGCGGCGCCTACCAGCGCATCCGCGCGGCGATCAAGGACGTCGCAGAGGGAGGCGCCCAATGA
- a CDS encoding YciI family protein — protein MPRFITIGYGDRSGYDRTAKVVRDAAHAADARRVREGDVMGVAGRPVQVRNHDAAKVEVTEGSFLSADLPIAGFALIEAPDLDAAIAIAAQSPCAVAQGVVEVWPLDPASGPRD, from the coding sequence ATGCCCCGGTTCATCACCATCGGCTATGGAGACAGGTCCGGTTACGATCGGACGGCCAAGGTGGTGCGAGACGCCGCGCATGCGGCCGACGCCCGGCGCGTGCGCGAAGGCGACGTCATGGGTGTGGCGGGTAGGCCCGTGCAGGTGCGAAATCATGACGCCGCGAAGGTGGAAGTGACGGAGGGCTCATTCTTGTCCGCCGATCTGCCGATAGCGGGTTTCGCCCTGATCGAGGCCCCGGACCTGGACGCCGCGATCGCCATCGCGGCCCAAAGTCCCTGCGCGGTGGCGCAGGGCGTCGTCGAGGTCTGGCCTCTGGATCCGGCGTCGGGCCCCAGGGATTAG
- a CDS encoding xanthine dehydrogenase family protein molybdopterin-binding subunit, with protein sequence MNRPFKPTAPSRRDVVVAASLVGGSLLVGCSPADLMSMGSKVEVGAFGPFIKIAPDGAVTVISKHIEFGQGSHAGLAALVAEELGADWSRVRVEYAPANAKLYSNGNVGAQLTGGSSAIANSWDQLRKAGATARAMFVQAAANRWNVPAGEITVKDSLLTHASGKAATFADLLTDAAKVPPPTEVKLKDPKAFALIGTDRVRRKDSQAKSDGTARYTQDVRLPNMLTAMVAHPPRFGAKVKSFDATEAKKVAGVVDVFQVPSGVAVVAQNTYAAKLGREALNVTWDEDKAEKRGSAAIAQHFKDVLVGKDASVKWEPFDQRGDASSLASAKGENVFEATYEFPYLAHATMEPMNCVASVDGSKVKLVFGSQGPTLDQLNAAKIVGCLPGSVEVETLFAGGSFGRRANFQSDYVAECVHIAKKVGDGRPVKLVWTREDDMQAGYFRPIVVHAVKVTLDKDGYPAAWRHRIVTQSIMKGSPMPMGKGPDQTAIEGAAGSPYLKATPVVDAQVAFPDVGVPVLWWRSVGATHTAFVMEHTIDQLARKAGKDPVEYRRALYRKAGADRHLAALNHAIDKAGPVATPGWARGVAVHESFGSVVAQVAEVKREEGVPRVGRVIAAVDCGVAISPDQIAAQMEGGICYGLSAALFGEVTLTDGKVDQGNFDTYRVLRINEAPMVETHIVPSGNAPSGVGEPGTPVIAPAVANALLALDQRATARLPLIRGA encoded by the coding sequence ATGAACAGGCCCTTCAAACCGACGGCGCCCAGCCGCCGCGACGTGGTCGTGGCCGCCTCGCTGGTCGGGGGTTCGCTGCTGGTCGGCTGCTCGCCGGCCGATCTGATGAGCATGGGCTCCAAGGTCGAGGTCGGCGCGTTCGGCCCCTTCATCAAGATCGCGCCCGACGGCGCGGTGACGGTGATCTCCAAGCACATCGAGTTCGGCCAGGGCAGTCACGCGGGTCTGGCGGCCCTCGTCGCCGAGGAGCTGGGCGCCGACTGGAGCCGGGTGCGGGTCGAGTACGCGCCGGCCAACGCCAAGCTCTATTCCAACGGCAATGTCGGCGCGCAGCTGACGGGCGGCTCGTCGGCGATCGCCAACTCCTGGGACCAGTTGCGCAAGGCCGGGGCCACCGCCCGTGCCATGTTCGTCCAGGCCGCCGCCAATCGCTGGAACGTCCCAGCCGGGGAGATCACGGTCAAGGACAGCCTCCTGACCCACGCCTCAGGCAAGGCCGCGACCTTCGCCGACCTGCTGACCGACGCGGCCAAGGTCCCACCGCCGACTGAGGTCAAGCTGAAGGACCCCAAGGCCTTCGCGCTGATCGGCACGGACCGGGTGCGCCGCAAGGACTCCCAGGCCAAGAGCGATGGGACGGCGCGCTACACCCAAGACGTCCGCCTTCCGAACATGCTGACGGCCATGGTCGCCCACCCGCCACGCTTCGGCGCCAAGGTGAAGAGCTTCGACGCGACGGAGGCCAAGAAGGTCGCTGGCGTGGTTGATGTCTTCCAGGTCCCGTCCGGCGTGGCGGTGGTCGCCCAGAACACCTACGCCGCCAAGCTTGGCCGCGAGGCGCTGAATGTCACATGGGACGAGGACAAGGCTGAAAAGCGGGGGTCGGCCGCGATCGCCCAGCATTTCAAAGACGTCCTCGTCGGCAAGGATGCGTCGGTCAAATGGGAGCCGTTCGACCAGCGCGGCGACGCTTCGTCCCTGGCTTCGGCCAAGGGCGAGAACGTGTTCGAGGCGACCTACGAGTTTCCCTATCTCGCCCACGCCACCATGGAGCCGATGAACTGCGTCGCCTCGGTGGACGGCTCGAAGGTCAAGTTGGTGTTCGGGTCGCAAGGTCCGACGCTGGATCAGCTGAACGCGGCCAAGATCGTCGGCTGCCTGCCGGGCTCGGTCGAGGTCGAGACCCTGTTCGCCGGCGGCTCGTTCGGCCGTCGCGCCAACTTCCAGTCCGACTACGTCGCCGAATGCGTCCACATCGCCAAGAAGGTTGGCGACGGCCGGCCGGTGAAGTTGGTCTGGACGCGGGAGGACGACATGCAGGCCGGCTATTTCCGGCCGATCGTGGTCCATGCGGTCAAGGTGACGCTGGACAAGGACGGCTATCCGGCGGCCTGGCGCCATCGGATCGTCACCCAGTCGATCATGAAAGGCTCGCCCATGCCGATGGGCAAGGGGCCTGACCAGACCGCCATCGAGGGCGCGGCGGGCTCGCCCTACCTGAAGGCCACGCCCGTGGTCGACGCGCAGGTTGCTTTCCCGGACGTGGGCGTGCCCGTGTTGTGGTGGCGCTCGGTGGGGGCGACCCACACCGCCTTCGTCATGGAGCACACGATCGATCAGCTGGCCCGCAAGGCCGGCAAGGATCCGGTCGAGTATCGCCGGGCGCTCTATCGGAAGGCCGGCGCCGACCGGCATCTGGCGGCGCTGAATCATGCGATCGACAAGGCCGGGCCCGTTGCGACGCCCGGCTGGGCGCGGGGCGTGGCCGTGCACGAGAGCTTCGGCTCCGTGGTCGCCCAGGTCGCCGAGGTCAAGCGCGAGGAGGGCGTCCCGCGCGTCGGTCGCGTGATCGCGGCCGTCGACTGCGGCGTGGCCATCTCGCCCGACCAGATCGCCGCCCAGATGGAGGGCGGGATTTGCTATGGCCTGTCGGCGGCGCTGTTTGGTGAAGTGACTCTGACGGACGGCAAGGTCGATCAAGGCAATTTCGACACCTACCGCGTGCTGCGGATCAACGAGGCGCCGATGGTGGAGACCCATATCGTGCCTTCCGGAAACGCGCCCAGCGGGGTGGGCGAGCCTGGCACGCCTGTCATCGCGCCAGCCGTCGCCAACGCCCTTCTGGCGCTCGACCAGCGGGCCACCGCCCGACTTCCCCTAATCCGGGGCGCCTGA
- a CDS encoding PAS domain-containing hybrid sensor histidine kinase/response regulator, with protein sequence MSEATIKADGVQATTRGSSSFDEAEAARWFFDNASDLFTVVSPEGRFARVNAAWTTLTGWSADELVGHPTIKFIHPDSHAELIDSSRRLRETGSAINEVRVLCKDGRWVWLQGRSRLGPHGEMIGLMHDISGEVEARAQLEAARRTHEMLAEAAGIGIWSYEPADARIDWTPDAVAALGLTPAEIATPELFFARIAPEQRGKVAEAFSRAVQTGEGGSMEYRLRGHHGRWLTFRSTYRAEPRPGGLHALKGISQNITDVARSRDKAIWSERRARRLVEDAPFAVGVYDVDLRLRLVSPKFLEIFKATEADVIGRSLQELTNGSRRRFVAGVARALSGEIVTRREDRLLDAEGDEHCLRWEARPWRDVNGEIVGVITYMDDVTALAAARREARINARRLKVALGAARAGVYEIDHERASFWGSPEFHRMVGRRVGYEDVREAIWPMIHPEDRKKLYAAAAEWRRLGDQGAHEYDVRLCPSEGETRWIRVFHEARRDSSGRPRKAFGLVLDIDEHKRAELALMAAERAAQAASEAKAQFLANMSHEIRTPMNGVLGVLHVLKRELPSGENADLLGEALAAGQMLSTLLDDVIDISRIEAGRLELNHEAVDPAELARGVVRLLAGPASEKGLSLDLDIAQNLGWIQTDATRVRQALFNLIGNAVKFTVKGSVTVRVRRLGAADAQRLVFDVVDTGVGVPLAAQERLFERFQQADASTTRRFGGSGLGLAISRNLARMLGGDITLRSKPGEGSTFSLTIAAPPAAAPAGIGSEADDLLAGLRVLVVEDNATNQLVARRILEQLGAAVTVADDGASGVAAARDGGFDLILMDVQMPGMDGLEAARRIRALPGEAARSPIIALTANVMAHQRAAYRAAGMDGVAAKPISPAALVAEILRLSNNGSSGARAAGGALA encoded by the coding sequence ATGTCTGAGGCGACGATCAAAGCGGACGGCGTGCAAGCGACGACGCGCGGGTCCTCGTCCTTCGACGAGGCCGAGGCCGCGCGCTGGTTCTTCGACAACGCCAGCGATCTCTTCACCGTCGTTTCACCGGAAGGGCGGTTCGCCAGGGTCAACGCCGCCTGGACCACGCTCACCGGTTGGTCGGCCGACGAGCTGGTCGGGCATCCGACCATAAAGTTCATCCATCCCGACAGCCACGCCGAACTGATCGACTCCTCGCGCCGCCTGCGGGAGACAGGATCGGCGATCAACGAGGTTCGGGTTCTCTGCAAGGACGGCCGCTGGGTCTGGCTGCAGGGCCGTTCGCGGCTGGGGCCTCACGGCGAGATGATCGGGCTGATGCACGACATCTCCGGCGAGGTCGAAGCGCGGGCGCAACTGGAGGCGGCCAGGCGCACCCACGAGATGCTCGCCGAGGCCGCTGGCATCGGCATCTGGAGCTATGAACCCGCCGACGCCCGCATCGACTGGACGCCGGACGCCGTGGCGGCGTTGGGCCTCACGCCCGCCGAGATCGCCACGCCGGAGCTGTTCTTCGCGCGGATCGCGCCCGAGCAGCGAGGCAAGGTCGCCGAGGCCTTCAGCCGAGCGGTGCAGACCGGCGAAGGCGGATCGATGGAGTATCGCCTGCGCGGCCACCATGGCCGCTGGCTGACCTTCCGCAGCACCTATCGCGCCGAACCGCGCCCGGGCGGCCTCCACGCCCTCAAGGGCATTTCACAGAACATCACCGACGTGGCGCGCAGTCGCGACAAGGCGATCTGGAGCGAGCGTCGCGCCCGCCGGCTGGTCGAAGACGCACCGTTCGCGGTCGGCGTTTACGACGTCGATCTGCGCCTGCGACTGGTCAGCCCCAAGTTTCTCGAGATCTTCAAGGCGACCGAGGCGGACGTCATCGGCAGGTCGCTGCAGGAGCTGACCAACGGCAGCCGACGCCGTTTCGTCGCCGGCGTGGCGCGGGCCTTGTCGGGCGAGATCGTGACCCGCCGGGAGGACCGGTTGCTCGACGCCGAGGGCGACGAGCACTGCCTGCGCTGGGAGGCGCGGCCTTGGCGCGACGTGAACGGCGAGATCGTCGGCGTGATCACCTACATGGACGACGTGACGGCCCTGGCGGCCGCGCGGCGCGAGGCGCGGATCAACGCCCGCCGCCTCAAGGTGGCGCTGGGCGCGGCCCGGGCCGGCGTCTACGAGATCGACCATGAGCGCGCCAGCTTCTGGGGCTCGCCGGAATTCCATCGCATGGTTGGGCGTCGGGTCGGCTACGAGGACGTCCGCGAGGCCATCTGGCCGATGATCCATCCCGAGGATCGCAAGAAACTCTACGCGGCCGCCGCGGAATGGCGGCGACTGGGGGACCAAGGCGCGCACGAATACGACGTGCGGCTGTGCCCCTCCGAGGGCGAGACGCGCTGGATCCGGGTTTTCCACGAAGCCCGGCGCGATTCCAGCGGCCGTCCGCGCAAGGCGTTCGGTCTGGTTCTCGATATCGACGAACACAAGCGGGCCGAGCTGGCCCTGATGGCCGCCGAGCGCGCGGCCCAGGCGGCCAGCGAGGCCAAGGCCCAGTTCCTGGCCAATATGAGTCATGAAATCCGCACCCCGATGAACGGTGTGCTGGGGGTCCTGCACGTGCTCAAGCGCGAACTGCCGTCCGGCGAGAACGCCGACCTGCTGGGCGAGGCCCTCGCCGCCGGTCAGATGCTCTCGACCCTGCTCGACGACGTCATCGACATTTCGCGCATCGAAGCTGGGCGGCTCGAGCTGAACCACGAGGCGGTCGACCCCGCCGAACTGGCGCGCGGCGTGGTGCGTCTTCTGGCGGGTCCGGCGTCGGAGAAAGGTCTGAGCCTGGACCTCGACATCGCCCAGAACCTGGGTTGGATCCAGACCGACGCGACAAGGGTGCGCCAGGCGCTGTTCAACCTGATCGGCAACGCGGTCAAGTTCACGGTGAAGGGCTCGGTGACCGTGCGCGTGCGCCGGCTTGGCGCGGCGGACGCGCAGCGCCTGGTCTTCGACGTCGTCGACACCGGGGTCGGGGTGCCGCTGGCGGCGCAAGAGCGCCTGTTCGAGCGCTTCCAGCAAGCCGACGCCAGCACCACGCGCAGGTTCGGGGGCTCGGGCCTCGGCCTGGCGATCAGCCGCAACCTGGCGCGAATGCTGGGCGGCGACATCACGCTCCGCTCGAAGCCAGGCGAGGGTTCGACTTTCAGCCTGACCATCGCCGCGCCGCCCGCCGCCGCGCCCGCGGGGATCGGGAGCGAGGCCGACGACCTCCTGGCCGGGCTGCGCGTGCTGGTGGTCGAGGACAATGCGACGAACCAACTGGTGGCGCGGCGCATCCTGGAGCAGCTCGGCGCGGCGGTCACCGTGGCCGACGACGGCGCTTCAGGGGTGGCCGCGGCGCGCGACGGCGGTTTCGACCTGATCCTGATGGACGTGCAGATGCCCGGCATGGACGGCCTCGAGGCGGCCCGGCGGATCCGCGCGCTCCCGGGCGAGGCCGCCCGGTCGCCGATCATCGCCCTGACCGCCAATGTCATGGCCCATCAGCGCGCCGCCTATCGCGCCGCCGGCATGGACGGCGTCGCCGCCAAGCCGATTTCCCCGGCGGCCTTGGTCGCCGAGATTCTTCGCCTGTCGAACAATGGGTCGTCTGGCGCGAGAGCGGCGGGAGGCGCGTTGGCCTAA
- the moaB gene encoding molybdenum cofactor biosynthesis protein B: MSDAGLKPGGGIKPELPFKPVRVAVLTVSDTRDEASDTSGQILVERIKAAGHELAGRVVVRDDIERIRDQVRDWIASKAVDAIVTTGGTGLTGRDVTVEALEPLFDKKIDGFSVVFHLVSYASVGLSTLQSRATAGLIGGVFVFCLPGSNGAVKDGWDKVISAQLDSRHKPCNMVELMPRLLEQ; the protein is encoded by the coding sequence ATGTCGGACGCGGGCCTCAAGCCGGGCGGCGGGATCAAGCCGGAATTGCCGTTCAAGCCGGTGCGCGTGGCGGTGCTGACCGTTTCGGACACCCGCGACGAGGCGAGCGACACCTCGGGCCAGATCCTGGTCGAGCGGATCAAGGCCGCGGGTCACGAGCTTGCCGGCCGTGTCGTGGTCCGAGACGACATCGAGCGCATTCGCGATCAGGTCCGCGACTGGATCGCCAGCAAGGCCGTCGACGCCATCGTCACCACGGGCGGCACGGGCCTGACCGGCCGCGATGTCACGGTCGAGGCGCTGGAGCCCCTGTTCGACAAGAAGATCGACGGTTTCTCGGTCGTCTTCCACCTGGTGTCCTACGCCTCGGTGGGCCTTTCGACCCTGCAGTCGCGCGCCACGGCGGGGCTGATCGGCGGCGTCTTCGTCTTCTGCCTGCCGGGCAGCAACGGCGCGGTGAAGGACGGCTGGGACAAGGTGATCAGCGCCCAGCTCGACAGCCGCCACAAGCCCTGCAACATGGTCGAGCTGATGCCCCGCTTGCTCGAACAATGA
- a CDS encoding MoaD/ThiS family protein, whose amino-acid sequence MARVLLFGRLADQAGWRDRSVEAGDLSALRAALAAEDAGLGEALAAPGVQVAVDKVLVRGEASLAAGAEVAFLPPMSGG is encoded by the coding sequence ATGGCGCGCGTGCTGCTGTTCGGACGCCTGGCCGATCAGGCGGGCTGGCGCGACCGCTCGGTCGAGGCCGGTGACCTTTCCGCTTTGCGCGCGGCGCTGGCCGCCGAGGACGCGGGGCTGGGCGAAGCCTTGGCCGCGCCGGGCGTGCAGGTCGCCGTCGACAAGGTCCTGGTGCGAGGCGAGGCGTCCCTGGCGGCCGGCGCCGAGGTCGCCTTCCTGCCGCCGATGAGCGGCGGATGA
- a CDS encoding molybdenum cofactor biosynthesis protein MoaE, with product MKIVLTDRPFEPGALVTAFCADRAETGAVATFVGLARAEQGQAAALELEAYPGFTEAAIGEIAAQAVARFHLQDVQVVHRVGRIAPGEAIVFVATAAGHRREAFEACDFLMDYLKSRAPFWKKEHGPDGARWIEPTDRDRTDAQRWD from the coding sequence ATGAAAATCGTCCTGACCGACCGGCCGTTCGAGCCGGGCGCGCTGGTGACGGCCTTCTGCGCCGATCGGGCCGAGACGGGGGCCGTGGCGACCTTCGTGGGACTGGCGCGCGCCGAACAGGGCCAGGCCGCGGCGCTGGAGCTCGAGGCCTATCCCGGCTTCACCGAGGCGGCGATCGGCGAGATCGCGGCCCAGGCCGTCGCGCGCTTCCATCTGCAGGACGTCCAGGTCGTCCACCGCGTGGGCCGTATCGCGCCGGGCGAGGCGATCGTCTTCGTCGCCACGGCCGCCGGCCACCGCCGCGAGGCCTTCGAGGCCTGCGATTTCCTGATGGATTATCTGAAGAGCCGCGCGCCCTTCTGGAAGAAGGAGCACGGTCCGGACGGCGCGCGCTGGATCGAGCCGACGGACCGCGATAGGACCGACGCGCAGCGCTGGGATTGA
- a CDS encoding NAD(P)-dependent oxidoreductase, producing MDSFPAYFPLAGRKVVIAGSGEPAEAKARLFEDSPATVVRLEGPEAFAADAYRNAVLVFVGDADEAFVQAAVAAARAAGALVNVVDRPALCDFNTPAIIDRGQVVAAVGTGGSAPVMATLLRNAIEAQVPEGVGRVAALLARFQDEVRRALPVLHERRAFLRAAVRGPAAEAALAGDMARAETLLRDALADGEARAGGVKLLSADGPVELLSLRAARALGTADVVVIDAAADPEVVRLARRDVERLSGDEAAPDHLTALAREGRQIVWLHAGPVAPATLEALAGAGVTVDTLPIAEPDGRRP from the coding sequence TTGGACTCTTTTCCCGCCTACTTCCCCTTGGCCGGGCGCAAGGTCGTGATCGCCGGTTCAGGCGAGCCGGCCGAGGCCAAGGCCCGGCTGTTTGAGGACTCTCCCGCCACGGTCGTGCGCCTGGAAGGCCCGGAGGCGTTCGCCGCGGACGCCTATCGGAACGCCGTCCTGGTGTTCGTGGGCGATGCGGACGAGGCCTTCGTCCAGGCCGCCGTCGCCGCGGCGCGGGCGGCCGGCGCGCTGGTCAACGTCGTCGATCGCCCCGCCCTCTGCGACTTCAACACGCCCGCCATCATCGACCGGGGCCAGGTGGTGGCGGCGGTCGGGACGGGCGGCTCGGCGCCGGTCATGGCGACGCTCTTGCGCAACGCCATCGAGGCGCAGGTCCCCGAAGGCGTCGGTCGGGTCGCCGCCCTGCTCGCTCGATTTCAGGACGAGGTGCGACGCGCCCTGCCCGTGCTGCACGAGCGCCGCGCCTTCCTCCGCGCGGCCGTGCGCGGCCCGGCGGCGGAAGCGGCCCTGGCGGGCGACATGGCCCGGGCCGAGACCCTGCTCCGCGACGCCCTGGCCGACGGAGAGGCCCGCGCGGGCGGCGTGAAACTCCTTTCCGCCGACGGCCCCGTCGAGCTCTTGAGCCTGAGGGCGGCCCGCGCCCTCGGGACCGCCGACGTCGTGGTCATCGACGCGGCCGCCGATCCGGAAGTCGTCCGCCTGGCGCGGCGCGACGTCGAGCGCCTGTCGGGAGATGAGGCCGCCCCCGATCATCTGACCGCGCTGGCGCGCGAGGGCCGGCAAATCGTCTGGCTTCACGCAGGGCCGGTCGCTCCCGCAACGCTTGAGGCGCTGGCGGGCGCGGGCGTCACCGTCGACACCCTGCCCATCGCCGAGCCCGACGGGCGAAGGCCCTAG
- a CDS encoding nucleotidyltransferase family protein: protein MTQSHTPALEAIVLAAGRGARFGGDKLLAPLNGAPLVAGALRTALAAPVRRVFVAVGDDPRLVAALEAAAARLEAAHRVVLVPVPNAAEGMGASLRTAAAALPADTAGVFVFLGDMPAIALETPSHLAAVLDAPQRIAVPVLAGRRGHPVLFGADWLPALAKLDGDEGARALLTQAGSRLITVEVSDPGVLLDIDRPEDLARLAQATGAGGRDR, encoded by the coding sequence ATGACGCAAAGCCATACCCCGGCCTTGGAGGCGATCGTGCTGGCGGCCGGCCGCGGCGCCCGCTTCGGAGGCGACAAGCTGCTGGCCCCGCTGAATGGCGCGCCCCTCGTGGCGGGCGCCTTGCGGACCGCCCTCGCCGCGCCCGTACGCCGGGTCTTCGTGGCGGTCGGCGACGATCCCCGTCTGGTCGCCGCTCTGGAGGCGGCGGCCGCGCGGCTGGAGGCGGCTCATCGTGTGGTCCTCGTTCCCGTCCCGAACGCGGCCGAGGGCATGGGCGCGTCGCTGAGAACCGCGGCCGCCGCGCTTCCGGCCGACACAGCGGGCGTCTTTGTCTTCCTCGGCGACATGCCGGCGATCGCCTTGGAAACGCCGTCGCATCTGGCGGCCGTCCTGGACGCCCCGCAGCGCATCGCCGTTCCCGTCCTCGCTGGTCGACGCGGACACCCGGTGCTGTTCGGGGCAGACTGGCTGCCAGCGCTGGCCAAGCTTGACGGCGACGAGGGCGCGAGGGCGCTGCTCACGCAGGCGGGATCACGCCTGATCACGGTCGAGGTCAGCGACCCAGGGGTGCTTCTCGACATTGACCGGCCCGAGGATCTGGCTCGGCTCGCGCAAGCTACTGGAGCGGGCGGTCGGGATCGCTGA
- the moaC gene encoding cyclic pyranopterin monophosphate synthase MoaC, translating into MSKLTHIDDQGRARMVDVSDKPATAREAVAGGFVRMSAETLALAVSGSGRKGDVRAVAELAGVMAAKKTSDLIPLCHPLALSKVEVSVEPAEGGLSVTARVKTTGPTGVEMEALTAASIACLTIYDMLKAAEKGMVIEAVRLLEKTGGKSGDWLADR; encoded by the coding sequence GTGAGCAAGCTCACCCACATCGACGACCAGGGCCGCGCCCGCATGGTCGACGTCTCCGACAAGCCGGCCACGGCGCGCGAGGCGGTCGCCGGCGGCTTCGTGCGGATGAGCGCCGAGACCTTGGCGCTGGCGGTATCGGGCTCGGGCCGCAAGGGCGACGTTCGCGCCGTAGCCGAGCTGGCGGGCGTGATGGCGGCCAAGAAGACCTCGGACCTGATCCCGCTGTGTCATCCCCTGGCCCTGTCGAAGGTCGAAGTGTCGGTCGAACCGGCCGAGGGCGGCTTATCGGTGACAGCGAGGGTCAAGACCACCGGCCCCACCGGCGTCGAGATGGAAGCGCTGACCGCGGCGTCCATCGCCTGCCTGACGATCTACGACATGCTGAAGGCCGCCGAGAAGGGCATGGTCATCGAGGCCGTGCGCCTGCTGGAAAAGACCGGCGGCAAGTCGGGAGACTGGCTGGCGGACCGCTAG
- the moaA gene encoding GTP 3',8-cyclase MoaA, with product MTPYDDSAAQAVLATPRPPVLVDGFGRAVTYLRVSVTDRCDLRCVYCMAEHMTFLPKADVLTLEELDRLASTFVALGVRKLRLTGGEPLVRKGFMTLVERLSRHLASGALDELTLTTNGAQLERYAAELARHGVRRINVSLDALDPAIFRRLTRGGDVARVIAGIDAAQAAGMAVKINAVALKDDNAKDLPDLIAWAHARGCDISLIETMPLGEVEQDRTDQFLSLAEVRRDLSSYWTLEDIPFATGGPARYVRITETGGRLGFITPLSHNFCEACNRVRLTCTGTLHTCLGRDDASDLRAVLRSGADEARLRAAIFAAIGTKPQGHDFQIAAARPAVARHMSTTGG from the coding sequence ATGACGCCTTATGACGACAGCGCCGCGCAAGCGGTCTTGGCCACGCCCCGCCCGCCCGTCTTGGTGGACGGTTTCGGCCGCGCCGTCACCTATCTGCGCGTCTCGGTCACCGACCGCTGCGACCTGCGCTGCGTCTACTGCATGGCCGAGCACATGACCTTCCTGCCGAAGGCCGACGTGCTGACCCTGGAGGAGCTGGACCGCCTGGCCTCGACCTTCGTGGCCTTGGGCGTGCGCAAGCTGCGCCTGACCGGCGGCGAGCCGCTGGTTCGCAAGGGCTTCATGACCCTGGTCGAGCGGCTGTCGCGGCATCTGGCGTCCGGCGCTCTCGATGAGCTGACCCTGACCACGAACGGCGCTCAGCTGGAGCGTTACGCCGCCGAGCTCGCCCGCCACGGCGTGCGGCGGATCAACGTGTCGCTGGACGCGCTGGACCCGGCGATCTTCCGTCGTTTGACCCGAGGCGGCGACGTGGCGCGGGTGATCGCCGGGATCGACGCGGCCCAGGCCGCCGGCATGGCGGTGAAGATCAACGCCGTGGCGCTGAAGGACGACAACGCCAAGGATCTGCCGGACCTGATCGCCTGGGCCCACGCGCGCGGCTGCGACATCAGCCTGATCGAGACCATGCCCTTGGGCGAGGTCGAGCAGGACCGCACCGACCAGTTCCTGTCCCTGGCCGAGGTGCGGCGCGATCTTTCTTCGTACTGGACGCTGGAGGACATCCCGTTCGCCACCGGCGGGCCGGCCCGTTACGTCCGGATCACCGAGACGGGCGGCCGCTTGGGCTTCATCACCCCGCTCAGCCACAATTTCTGCGAGGCCTGCAATCGGGTGCGTCTGACCTGCACAGGCACCCTGCACACCTGCCTGGGCCGCGACGACGCCAGCGATCTGCGGGCGGTGCTGCGCTCCGGCGCCGACGAGGCGAGGCTTCGGGCGGCGATCTTCGCGGCCATTGGGACCAAGCCCCAGGGCCATGATTTCCAGATCGCCGCGGCGCGTCCGGCGGTCGCCCGCCACATGTCGACGACGGGAGGCTAA